From Hippea alviniae EP5-r, the proteins below share one genomic window:
- the secF gene encoding protein translocase subunit SecF — protein sequence MIQIVKPNVFIDFVSKFKIAISISILLIIIGIGNLIVKGPKFGIEFKGGTSIQVEFDKPINVAQLRDAIKSDKIFTDSRIQNIGNSNRRFIIYTKVSTSSTTSSIEGKLKKLLDKRFGKGYKILEVDMVGPKIGKEFRDKGIIAIVLSLLAILIYISLRFQYRFAIGAIVALVHDVLITIGFLSLFGYEFTLDVVAAILTIVGYSVNDTIVIFDRIREKVRENRKLSSVEAINKGISETLSRTVLTAGTTLFVVIALYLFGGHALKGMSFALLVGIISGTYSSIFIASPILLLFKGELMPEKKEEDSTDRFKQRIEFDIKQRGG from the coding sequence ATGATTCAAATTGTCAAGCCAAATGTTTTTATAGACTTTGTTTCTAAGTTTAAGATAGCTATTTCTATTTCTATTCTGTTGATAATTATAGGTATAGGAAACCTAATAGTAAAAGGTCCTAAATTTGGCATAGAGTTTAAAGGTGGAACATCTATACAGGTTGAGTTTGACAAGCCCATTAATGTTGCTCAACTTAGGGATGCAATAAAGAGCGATAAAATTTTTACTGATTCTCGTATTCAAAATATAGGTAACAGTAATAGAAGATTTATTATTTATACAAAGGTTTCAACATCATCAACAACAAGCAGTATAGAAGGAAAGCTAAAGAAGTTGTTAGATAAAAGATTTGGTAAAGGATATAAAATTTTAGAAGTAGATATGGTGGGTCCTAAGATAGGAAAAGAGTTTAGAGATAAGGGTATTATAGCCATTGTATTATCCTTGCTTGCTATTTTAATTTACATAAGCTTAAGATTTCAATATAGATTTGCGATTGGAGCTATTGTTGCTCTTGTTCACGATGTTCTGATAACAATAGGTTTTTTAAGTCTGTTTGGGTATGAGTTCACATTGGATGTTGTTGCAGCTATTTTGACGATTGTTGGTTATTCGGTTAACGACACAATAGTTATCTTTGACAGAATTAGGGAAAAAGTTAGAGAGAATAGAAAATTAAGCAGTGTTGAAGCAATAAATAAAGGCATAAGTGAAACACTTTCAAGAACTGTTCTAACCGCTGGAACTACTCTGTTTGTCGTAATTGCTCTTTATTTATTTGGTGGACACGCATTAAAGGGTATGTCGTTTGCATTGCTTGTTGGAATAATATCTGGAACATACTCATCAATTTTTATAGCTTCGCCAATATTGCTATTGTTTAAAGGCGAGCTTATGCCCGAGAAGAAGGAAGAAGATTCAACGGATAGATTTAAGCAAAGAATTGAGTTTGACATAAAACAAAGGGGTGGTTAA
- the secD gene encoding protein translocase subunit SecD, producing MKSSTLIKLITVLIVVAIFGSYALPTLIGKKNAKYFSELVGGFLPTNTINLGLDLKGGMHLVLGVETDKAVFAVLSRAANNLQQQLTNAKIAADQVVPSTQNGYIIKIHLVDNSDLNRALNLITANYPNYVVVSDSNPIVIKLKDKIVQHIKREAVQQAISVIRNRVNQFGVTEPTVVQAGEDHIVVDLPGIKNANRAVRLLGETARLELHLVDDSVNVADALSGNLPEDDEILYEIKHNPTTGEITKIPIVVKKEPVITGDMITNASVRFDNLNRPYVAFELNSEGAKIFAKFTATHIGKRLAIVLDNVVYSAPVIQSAITGGSGQITGNFTLEEAHDLALVLRSGSLPAPVKILQKVTIGPSLGKLSIEKGKKAMIFGAIIVVLFMIFYYRLSGLLADVAMALNILIILGAMVMLNATLTLPGLAGIALTVGMSVDANVLIYERIREELLIGRSVHDAVNTGYSRAFITILDANITTLIVALILYQFGSGPVKGFGITMAIGLLANIFTAVTFTKMVFEIVLDKFKPQRLSI from the coding sequence ATGAAGTCGTCAACTTTGATAAAACTTATCACTGTTTTGATTGTTGTTGCAATCTTTGGCTCGTATGCTTTACCAACATTAATTGGCAAGAAGAATGCAAAGTATTTCTCTGAACTTGTGGGTGGTTTTCTGCCAACAAATACTATTAACTTGGGTTTAGACTTAAAAGGCGGAATGCACCTTGTTTTGGGTGTGGAGACAGACAAGGCTGTGTTTGCCGTTTTATCAAGGGCTGCCAATAATCTTCAGCAGCAACTCACAAACGCTAAGATAGCAGCAGACCAGGTTGTCCCATCAACTCAAAACGGTTATATTATAAAAATTCATCTTGTAGATAATTCTGATTTAAACAGAGCATTGAACCTTATAACAGCAAACTATCCAAACTATGTCGTTGTATCTGACAGTAATCCGATAGTTATAAAACTTAAAGATAAGATTGTTCAGCACATAAAAAGAGAAGCAGTTCAACAAGCTATAAGTGTTATAAGAAACAGGGTTAATCAGTTTGGTGTTACAGAACCAACTGTTGTTCAAGCAGGAGAAGATCACATTGTTGTTGATTTACCAGGTATTAAGAATGCAAACAGGGCAGTAAGACTGCTTGGTGAGACAGCAAGGCTCGAGCTTCATCTTGTTGACGATAGTGTAAATGTCGCAGATGCTTTAAGTGGTAATTTACCCGAAGACGATGAGATTTTGTATGAGATAAAACACAACCCGACTACCGGTGAAATAACAAAAATACCTATTGTTGTTAAAAAGGAACCAGTTATAACAGGTGATATGATAACAAACGCTTCGGTTAGATTTGACAATCTCAATAGGCCGTATGTTGCCTTCGAATTAAACTCCGAAGGCGCGAAAATATTTGCCAAATTTACAGCTACCCATATAGGAAAAAGATTAGCTATAGTTTTAGATAATGTAGTTTACTCAGCGCCTGTAATTCAAAGTGCTATAACAGGCGGCAGTGGACAAATAACGGGTAATTTTACACTTGAAGAAGCACACGATTTGGCTTTGGTTTTAAGGAGCGGCTCTTTGCCTGCACCTGTTAAGATACTTCAAAAGGTTACAATAGGACCATCCTTAGGTAAGTTGTCTATTGAAAAAGGTAAGAAAGCAATGATATTTGGTGCGATTATCGTTGTGCTATTTATGATATTCTATTACCGGCTCTCGGGTCTGCTTGCAGATGTTGCTATGGCTTTGAACATATTGATTATATTAGGTGCTATGGTGATGCTTAATGCAACTTTGACGCTACCTGGACTTGCAGGAATAGCTTTAACTGTTGGAATGTCTGTTGATGCAAATGTTCTTATTTATGAGCGCATTAGGGAAGAATTGCTTATTGGTCGAAGTGTTCATGACGCTGTAAATACGGGTTATTCACGGGCATTTATAACAATCTTAGATGCTAACATAACAACTTTAATTGTTGCTTTAATTCTTTATCAGTTTGGCAGCGGCCCTGTTAAAGGTTTTGGTATAACTATGGCAATAGGTTTGTTGGCTAATATATTTACTGCTGTAACATTTACGAAGATGGTATTTGAGATAGTGCTCGATAAATTCAAACCACAAAGGTTGAGTATTTAG
- the yajC gene encoding preprotein translocase subunit YajC has product MLSFVNVAYAAAQTEHPSMIAQLVPLILIVVVFYVFLILPQQKQRKKHQEFINSLKRGDKIITSSGIYGTIVKVGDNDFTIEIADGVQIKVTKSSVAAKQ; this is encoded by the coding sequence ATGTTATCCTTTGTAAATGTGGCTTATGCAGCTGCTCAAACAGAACATCCGTCAATGATTGCACAGCTTGTTCCATTAATTTTAATTGTCGTTGTTTTTTATGTATTTTTAATTTTACCACAGCAGAAACAAAGAAAGAAACATCAGGAATTTATCAACTCTTTAAAAAGGGGAGATAAAATTATCACTTCAAGCGGTATCTATGGAACAATTGTTAAAGTCGGTGATAACGATTTCACAATTGAGATAGCTGACGGTGTTCAAATTAAAGTAACAAAGAGCAGCGTTGCTGCAAAACAGTAG
- a CDS encoding DUF2905 domain-containing protein, whose translation MSEFGKLLIGMGVLLIIIGLFFTYFPQITKIPFGKLPGDIVIKRDNFTFYFPLASSIILSIILTVIFYFLGRR comes from the coding sequence ATGAGCGAGTTTGGTAAGCTTCTTATAGGAATGGGCGTTTTACTTATTATAATAGGGCTGTTTTTCACATACTTTCCACAGATTACAAAGATTCCCTTTGGTAAACTACCGGGTGATATAGTGATTAAAAGAGATAACTTTACTTTTTACTTTCCACTTGCAAGCAGCATTATTTTGAGTATAATCCTTACGGTTATTTTTTACTTTTTAGGAAGAAGGTAG
- the ispF gene encoding 2-C-methyl-D-erythritol 2,4-cyclodiphosphate synthase codes for MSFRIGFGYDVHKFGKGRDLILGGVNIDYELGLIGHSDADCLTHAICDALIGALGFGDIGELFPDTDPKYKDIRSLFFLQRIRDLIDEAGFEIENIDATVVLQKPKLKPYKKAMEKNIAKALKIEPEIVNIKASTTEFLGFEGRGEGISAYAVVMLREAYERVW; via the coding sequence GTGTCTTTTAGGATAGGCTTTGGATACGATGTGCATAAGTTTGGCAAGGGTAGGGATTTGATACTGGGTGGTGTTAATATAGATTATGAGCTTGGGCTTATAGGTCATTCTGATGCAGACTGTTTAACACATGCGATATGTGATGCCTTGATAGGTGCTTTAGGTTTTGGTGATATAGGAGAGCTTTTTCCCGATACGGACCCGAAGTATAAGGACATAAGGAGTCTGTTTTTCTTGCAGAGAATAAGAGATTTAATAGATGAAGCTGGCTTTGAGATAGAGAACATTGATGCAACTGTTGTGCTTCAGAAACCCAAACTGAAGCCTTACAAGAAAGCAATGGAGAAGAATATAGCAAAAGCTCTGAAAATAGAGCCAGAAATAGTAAATATAAAGGCTTCGACGACAGAGTTTTTGGGATTCGAAGGTAGAGGAGAAGGTATTTCAGCCTATGCAGTTGTCATGTTGAGGGAGGCCTATGAGCGAGTTTGGTAA
- the ispD gene encoding 2-C-methyl-D-erythritol 4-phosphate cytidylyltransferase — MRVVSVIVAAGKGERFGSKKQFEKINGKMVLDYSVEILSEFGEVVIVASKEDLEFVKSFYPQATVVEGGKERMHSVYNGLKSIKDCDIVLIHDAARPLIYREMVSAVIDAAGEFSAAIPVIGAFETLKRKRDGFVVQTIDRSSIVISQTPQGFEFKKLLKALNECILKGEIYTDESAVWEKYYGEVKTVEGSRKNIKITTKEDLELVRCLLG; from the coding sequence ATGAGAGTGGTAAGTGTTATTGTTGCTGCAGGAAAAGGAGAGCGTTTTGGCTCAAAGAAGCAGTTTGAAAAGATAAACGGTAAAATGGTATTGGATTATAGTGTTGAGATTCTATCTGAGTTTGGTGAAGTTGTTATAGTTGCAAGCAAAGAAGATTTGGAATTTGTTAAGAGTTTTTATCCCCAAGCAACTGTTGTTGAAGGCGGAAAAGAGAGGATGCACTCTGTTTACAATGGACTTAAATCTATAAAGGATTGCGATATTGTTTTGATTCATGATGCAGCAAGGCCGTTAATCTATAGAGAAATGGTTAGTGCTGTTATTGATGCTGCAGGAGAGTTTTCAGCCGCAATACCTGTTATAGGGGCATTTGAGACACTAAAAAGAAAAAGAGACGGTTTTGTCGTTCAAACCATAGACAGAAGCAGCATTGTTATATCTCAAACACCGCAGGGATTTGAATTTAAAAAGCTTCTTAAAGCCTTAAATGAGTGTATTTTAAAGGGTGAGATATATACAGATGAGTCTGCTGTGTGGGAGAAGTATTACGGAGAAGTTAAAACTGTTGAAGGCAGCAGAAAAAATATTAAAATTACAACGAAAGAAGATTTGGAGCTTGTAAGGTGTCTTTTAGGATAG
- the xerA gene encoding site-specific tyrosine recombinase/integron integrase, translating into MDIDSLIDRFIFSLQTKGFSENTISSYAADLKEFSKFFSKRDLTKDNLMEFIENVLVNRYKPSTVNRKLSSIRGFLKFLLKYGHTDIDYSDLKNIKTKRVPPDYIPFEVIKKAIGEDRDGLIVRLMYASGLRISEIVNLKISDIMFESGFVKVKGKGNKERFVPVDLKTINAIRHYIESFRKQIKGYANSDYLFISNRGKPFSRQGLWKIIKKRFNRLGYNIHPHMLRHMFATHMIENGANIRAVQEMLGHENITTTQIYTDISDNAVEDAFRKADILK; encoded by the coding sequence ATGGATATAGATAGCCTTATAGATAGGTTTATCTTTAGCCTGCAGACTAAGGGCTTTTCTGAGAATACGATAAGCAGCTATGCTGCAGATTTAAAAGAGTTCTCTAAATTCTTCTCAAAGCGTGATTTAACAAAGGATAACCTGATGGAGTTTATAGAAAATGTGCTTGTGAATAGATACAAGCCTTCAACAGTTAACAGGAAGCTCTCAAGCATTCGTGGCTTTTTAAAATTTCTTCTAAAGTATGGTCATACCGATATAGATTATTCAGATTTGAAGAACATAAAAACGAAAAGGGTTCCGCCTGATTATATACCGTTTGAAGTTATAAAAAAGGCTATAGGTGAAGATAGAGATGGGCTTATTGTAAGGCTTATGTATGCTTCTGGGTTAAGAATTAGCGAAATAGTTAATCTCAAGATATCTGACATTATGTTTGAGAGTGGTTTTGTAAAGGTTAAAGGCAAGGGCAATAAAGAGCGATTCGTTCCTGTTGATTTGAAGACAATAAATGCAATAAGGCATTACATAGAGAGTTTCAGAAAGCAGATAAAGGGATATGCAAACAGCGACTATCTGTTTATTTCTAATCGTGGTAAGCCGTTTAGCAGGCAGGGTTTGTGGAAAATAATAAAAAAGAGATTTAACAGGCTTGGATACAATATACATCCACACATGCTCAGACACATGTTTGCCACCCACATGATAGAGAATGGTGCGAATATCAGAGCTGTGCAGGAGATGTTGGGTCATGAGAATATAACGACAACCCAGATATACACTGATATTTCTGATAATGCAGTTGAAGATGCTTTTAGGAAGGCTGATATTTTGAAATGA
- a CDS encoding M16 family metallopeptidase: MMRKLIFAVLFVILSLQLSHASNLIEGKLKNGLAYRIYLKSNLPIVGVNIKVKAGSVFDPKGKFGLAYVVGHSLENCDTPMLTAEKLREMFDKYGIESSVRVSKGFIDINFVGLSENLDRIFCIINEIMNSKFDEKGIDFVRRDALNSVYSLKNDKDYLSIHAAFVGLIKQKSINHTSIGEISTLQKIKRDDVVRFFKTYFKPNNMVISISGGGFDPKEAIEEIELYFSKLKEGKNEEFEKPIFRKGLHISDIIKPQTKQSYIYFAFPSFGCCLKEYYATLILGRILGGGLDSVLMKDIRTKHGYAYSSFAFNYRLPKGGVFVIGLQTENKFTLKAIERVFTDIKGIDKFITPKSVALAKDYFSGSIPISLQRPEAIAAYLSDAYFKGINSLPWIHFEKKIKDISVDDVKSVAHKIFSGSVSIGIVSYKDFSQKIEEIARQYGYR, encoded by the coding sequence ATGATGAGAAAATTGATTTTTGCTGTTTTGTTTGTGATACTCTCTCTGCAGTTATCCCATGCTTCGAATCTAATAGAAGGGAAGTTGAAAAATGGGCTTGCGTATAGGATATATTTAAAATCAAACCTGCCTATTGTTGGTGTAAATATAAAAGTCAAAGCTGGAAGTGTTTTTGACCCTAAGGGTAAGTTTGGCCTTGCCTATGTTGTGGGTCATTCTCTTGAGAATTGCGACACACCTATGTTAACGGCTGAAAAACTGAGAGAGATGTTTGATAAATATGGAATAGAAAGTTCTGTGAGAGTTAGTAAAGGGTTCATAGATATAAATTTTGTTGGTTTAAGTGAGAATCTGGATAGGATTTTCTGCATTATTAATGAGATTATGAACAGTAAGTTTGATGAGAAAGGCATAGATTTTGTAAGAAGGGATGCTTTAAACAGCGTCTATTCTTTAAAAAACGACAAAGATTATCTCTCTATACATGCTGCTTTTGTTGGTTTGATTAAACAGAAGTCTATAAATCACACATCAATTGGAGAGATAAGCACTTTGCAGAAGATAAAAAGAGACGATGTTGTTAGGTTTTTTAAAACTTATTTTAAGCCAAACAATATGGTTATATCAATAAGCGGTGGCGGTTTTGACCCAAAAGAAGCGATAGAAGAGATAGAGCTTTATTTTTCGAAGTTAAAGGAAGGCAAAAACGAAGAATTTGAAAAACCTATCTTTAGAAAAGGCCTGCACATAAGCGACATAATAAAACCGCAGACAAAACAGAGCTATATCTATTTTGCATTCCCTTCGTTTGGGTGCTGCTTAAAAGAATACTATGCGACCCTTATTCTTGGGCGTATTTTGGGTGGTGGACTTGATTCTGTCCTGATGAAAGATATAAGGACAAAACACGGTTATGCCTATTCGTCTTTTGCTTTTAATTATAGGCTTCCGAAGGGTGGTGTTTTTGTGATAGGTTTGCAAACGGAGAATAAATTTACACTGAAGGCGATAGAAAGGGTATTTACTGATATAAAAGGGATTGATAAATTTATAACGCCAAAGAGTGTTGCATTGGCTAAGGATTACTTCAGTGGAAGCATACCAATTTCACTTCAGCGTCCAGAAGCTATAGCTGCTTACCTTTCTGATGCCTATTTCAAAGGCATAAACTCTTTACCGTGGATTCACTTTGAAAAAAAGATAAAAGATATTAGTGTTGATGATGTAAAAAGTGTTGCACATAAAATCTTTAGTGGCTCTGTCTCAATTGGTATAGTAAGTTATAAAGATTTCAGCCAGAAGATAGAAGAGATAGCAAGGCAGTATGGATATAGATAG
- a CDS encoding M16 family metallopeptidase: MRKIFLAVLVIFLIPAFSFAGFKHYKLKNGLNVYIEENHALPIVNITILYKVGCVDEYNSITGISHMLEHMNFRGSKHFPDGYIDRLTSRYGGINNAQTSFDYTVYFATIQKKALKDVLGFFADNMNNLLLEKSKFLKERSVVYQERLWRIDNSADGFLYFTLHNMAYKASPYRWTPIGFAYDIQHYTIDELRSYYEKYYAPNNAVLVVSGDLNTTKTIAMIKKLFRDKKPKRIVRRITKEPAQNGRRIAYISKPSQFRKIAVGFKIPSVYSHDTPVLDLISYILFDGKTALAYNDLVRDKKIFADIDGGNEERVWDKGLFEIFGDIEKGISFKQARESILKELNKIKSGRFDPRLLEMAKQKAKMDYLLSEETLRSKDMNKAFYAAFGLDDYYENYLKIIDKITIKDVERVAEKYFIEEHETDVYLVPSKGKIFNNPKFKGSLR, from the coding sequence ATGCGCAAAATTTTCTTAGCTGTTTTGGTGATTTTTCTGATACCTGCTTTTTCGTTTGCAGGTTTTAAACATTACAAACTGAAAAACGGGTTGAATGTTTATATAGAAGAGAATCACGCACTTCCTATAGTAAATATTACTATTTTGTATAAGGTTGGATGCGTCGATGAGTATAACTCTATAACAGGCATATCGCACATGCTTGAGCATATGAACTTCAGAGGTTCAAAGCACTTTCCCGATGGTTATATAGATAGATTGACATCAAGGTATGGTGGTATAAACAACGCTCAGACATCGTTTGATTACACTGTTTATTTTGCAACAATTCAGAAAAAGGCTTTAAAGGATGTGCTTGGCTTTTTTGCGGATAATATGAATAATCTTCTGCTTGAGAAGAGTAAATTTCTAAAAGAGAGAAGCGTTGTTTATCAGGAGAGACTTTGGCGTATAGATAATTCGGCTGATGGGTTTTTGTATTTCACTCTTCACAATATGGCATATAAGGCTTCGCCTTACAGATGGACTCCTATCGGTTTTGCATACGACATTCAACACTATACGATTGACGAGCTAAGAAGTTATTATGAAAAATACTATGCTCCTAATAACGCTGTGCTTGTTGTATCGGGAGATTTGAATACAACAAAAACGATAGCAATGATAAAAAAACTATTTAGAGATAAAAAACCAAAGAGAATTGTAAGGCGTATAACGAAAGAGCCTGCACAAAACGGCAGAAGGATAGCTTATATATCCAAGCCTTCACAATTTAGAAAAATAGCCGTAGGATTTAAGATACCTTCTGTTTATAGCCACGATACACCCGTTTTGGATTTGATAAGTTACATTCTATTTGATGGTAAAACGGCTCTTGCATACAATGATTTGGTAAGGGATAAGAAAATATTTGCAGATATAGATGGTGGAAATGAAGAAAGGGTTTGGGATAAAGGGTTGTTTGAGATTTTTGGTGATATAGAGAAGGGTATAAGTTTTAAACAGGCACGAGAATCTATATTGAAAGAGCTTAATAAAATTAAAAGCGGTAGGTTTGACCCAAGACTTCTTGAGATGGCAAAGCAGAAGGCTAAGATGGATTATCTGCTTTCTGAAGAGACTTTGAGAAGCAAAGATATGAATAAGGCGTTTTATGCTGCTTTTGGTTTAGATGATTATTACGAAAATTATCTTAAGATTATTGATAAAATCACAATAAAGGATGTGGAAAGGGTGGCAGAAAAATATTTTATAGAAGAGCATGAGACAGATGTTTATCTTGTGCCTTCTAAGGGTAAAATCTTTAACAATCCTAAGTTTAAGGGAAGTTTGAGATGA
- a CDS encoding LemA family protein, whose amino-acid sequence MKSVLAVIWVILFIVIMVGLYYYSTYNNLSKTNADIEKKWETLNLYLNDKAEILMKIKDFMVNANSDNNTQDFSFLDSAVKVLKSAKTKQEKIKAADELEKAASKLLSMVENYPQLKVNDKFTQMLTKLENIDNKIEKAKAEYNSLVKDFNKRLNKFPLNLIASKMGFKVKKLFSFKSATKEKQRRNLTLWEIEKCAKFS is encoded by the coding sequence ATGAAAAGTGTTCTTGCCGTTATCTGGGTTATTCTCTTTATCGTCATAATGGTTGGCCTTTATTACTATTCAACATACAATAATCTTTCGAAAACAAATGCAGATATTGAGAAGAAGTGGGAAACTTTAAACTTGTATCTTAATGATAAAGCTGAAATTTTAATGAAAATAAAGGATTTTATGGTAAATGCCAACAGTGATAACAATACGCAGGACTTTAGCTTTTTGGATAGTGCCGTTAAAGTTCTTAAGTCTGCCAAAACAAAGCAGGAGAAGATAAAGGCGGCAGATGAGCTTGAAAAGGCTGCATCTAAATTGCTGAGCATGGTAGAGAATTACCCGCAGTTGAAGGTTAATGACAAGTTTACGCAAATGTTGACTAAACTTGAAAATATTGATAATAAAATTGAAAAAGCAAAGGCGGAATACAACAGCCTCGTTAAGGATTTTAATAAAAGGTTGAATAAGTTTCCGTTGAATTTGATTGCTTCTAAGATGGGATTTAAGGTAAAAAAACTGTTTAGCTTTAAAAGTGCAACAAAGGAAAAGCAAAGACGGAATTTAACTCTTTGGGAGATTGAAAAATGCGCAAAATTTTCTTAG
- the tgt gene encoding tRNA guanosine(34) transglycosylase Tgt has translation MSFSFKLIAEDGSARAGVIDLGNVKIETPVFMPVGTNATVKAILPCMLKAVGATIILSNTYHLYLRPGIETIEKLGGLHKFMGWKRGILTDSGGFQVFSLSDLRSINPEGVSFKSHIDGSMHFFTPEYVVELQSRWGSDIAMVLDECPPYTQDKGYVKKSLEITINWAERSLKARRSYPIKALFGIVQGGVFDDLRREAALRMRDMEFEGFAIGGLSVGEPIEDMYRVVPIVNDILPKSKPRYAMGIGRPENIIELIGMGVDMFDCVMPTRNARNGTLFTRFGVVNIKRQEYRDDDRPIEEGCRCYTCRNFSRGYLRHLHKAKELSFYTLASIHNLYYYIHLVKSARNAILEGKFEQFKREFYLMQKEGEQ, from the coding sequence ATGAGTTTCTCCTTTAAGCTTATAGCAGAAGACGGCTCAGCAAGGGCTGGTGTTATAGATTTGGGTAATGTTAAGATTGAAACACCTGTGTTTATGCCTGTTGGGACAAATGCGACTGTAAAGGCTATTTTGCCCTGCATGTTGAAGGCTGTTGGAGCAACAATCATACTCTCAAATACATACCATTTATACCTAAGGCCGGGCATTGAGACCATAGAGAAGCTTGGTGGATTGCATAAATTCATGGGCTGGAAGCGTGGCATATTGACAGATTCCGGTGGCTTTCAGGTTTTTAGCTTGAGTGATTTAAGAAGTATAAACCCAGAAGGCGTTAGTTTCAAATCACACATAGACGGCTCTATGCACTTTTTTACGCCTGAGTATGTTGTTGAGCTTCAATCAAGGTGGGGCAGCGATATAGCGATGGTTTTGGATGAGTGTCCGCCCTATACACAGGATAAAGGATATGTGAAAAAGTCGCTTGAGATTACAATAAACTGGGCTGAAAGGTCTTTAAAAGCAAGAAGAAGTTATCCTATTAAAGCTCTGTTTGGTATCGTTCAGGGTGGTGTGTTCGATGATTTGAGAAGAGAAGCAGCTTTGAGAATGAGAGATATGGAGTTTGAAGGTTTTGCTATTGGCGGATTGAGTGTTGGTGAGCCTATTGAAGATATGTATAGGGTCGTGCCAATAGTGAATGATATTTTGCCCAAAAGTAAACCAAGATATGCGATGGGAATAGGAAGGCCAGAAAATATCATCGAGCTTATCGGAATGGGTGTTGATATGTTTGATTGCGTAATGCCGACAAGAAACGCAAGAAACGGAACACTATTTACCCGTTTTGGCGTTGTCAATATAAAAAGACAGGAATACAGAGACGATGATAGGCCGATTGAAGAAGGATGCAGATGTTATACCTGCAGAAATTTCTCTCGTGGCTATCTAAGGCACTTACACAAAGCAAAAGAGTTATCTTTCTATACACTTGCTTCAATTCACAATCTTTACTATTACATTCATCTTGTAAAATCTGCAAGAAACGCTATATTAGAAGGGAAATTTGAGCAGTTTAAAAGGGAGTTTTACTTAATGCAAAAAGAAGGAGAACAATGA
- a CDS encoding ATP-binding protein, translating to MSFLKSQKVLVLIALLVLVVLSSFKFMEEGEIVGLHHPESVYPYGNYIYVSNIGNSPVSPNKDGFITKLDKYGNILEFKFIDNLQAPKGIYPFDNKLYIADLNRLCIADLTSTKTKCIDIKGSKFLNDIVVLNGVSYITDTVNNCIYKVDKKGKVSLFFKKDNFSPNGIIFIKKQNVFAVVSFNSPTISLISLAGELKKSITFKGLTGFDGISLLGDKLFISDYRSGKIIQTDLTLKKYKIVKELNTPAADIFVSKDKIYLPLIEKNKLIIGRLQ from the coding sequence ATGTCATTTCTGAAAAGCCAGAAGGTTTTGGTTCTTATAGCTCTATTGGTTTTGGTGGTTTTGAGCAGTTTTAAGTTTATGGAAGAAGGTGAAATTGTAGGTCTTCATCATCCAGAAAGCGTGTATCCTTACGGCAATTATATCTATGTGTCAAACATTGGAAACTCGCCTGTTTCACCAAATAAGGATGGATTTATTACAAAGCTTGATAAATACGGTAATATATTGGAGTTTAAGTTTATTGACAATCTTCAGGCACCAAAGGGTATATATCCTTTTGATAACAAGCTTTACATTGCAGATTTAAATAGATTGTGTATAGCCGATTTGACGAGCACAAAGACAAAGTGCATAGACATTAAAGGCTCTAAGTTTCTAAATGATATTGTTGTTCTGAATGGAGTCTCTTATATAACCGATACGGTCAATAACTGCATATACAAGGTTGACAAGAAGGGTAAGGTGTCTCTGTTTTTTAAAAAGGATAATTTCTCGCCAAATGGTATTATTTTCATAAAAAAGCAGAATGTATTTGCCGTTGTATCATTTAATAGTCCAACTATTAGCCTTATCAGTTTAGCTGGTGAGTTAAAGAAGAGTATAACATTCAAGGGTTTGACGGGTTTTGATGGTATATCGCTTTTGGGCGATAAGCTGTTTATCTCAGATTACAGAAGCGGAAAGATTATACAGACGGATTTAACATTAAAAAAATACAAAATAGTAAAAGAGTTGAATACACCTGCAGCTGATATATTCGTTTCGAAAGATAAAATATACTTGCCGCTTATTGAGAAGAATAAGCTTATCATAGGTCGCCTGCAATGA